One segment of Cottoperca gobio chromosome 24, fCotGob3.1, whole genome shotgun sequence DNA contains the following:
- the LOC115004013 gene encoding gap junction Cx32.2 protein-like: protein MAEWSFLSELLDKVQSHSTVGGKVWMSVLFLFRIFILAAGVDNIWGDEQAKMDCNTRSPGCRNACYDRSFPLSHTRFWVLQILIVSTPTLVYLGHVLLVIRRENKLRRCLVQKLCKNGMIKAPKYSDIHGKVQLKGILLVSYMMQLLFKVLLEVGFIVGQYYVYGFILMPHNISYSDYPCPSPVLCFISRPTEKTIFIVFMLAMAVLSVILNIVEMLHLMISKMTKKRSSGSEIYTLNKPDHTLTEEVTPC from the coding sequence ATGGCGGAGTGGTCCTTCCTGTCTGAACTGTTGGACAAGGTGCAGTCACACTCCACTGTCGGGGGGAAGGTCTGGATGAGTGTTCTTTTCCTCTTCAGAATCTTCATCTTAGCTGCCGGCGTTGATAACATATGGGGAGACGAACAAGCAAAAATGGACTGTAACACCAGAAGCCCTGGCTGCAGGAACGCCTGCTATGACCGATCCTTCCCTTTGTCTCACACGCGCTTCTGGGTCCTCCAGATCCTCATCGTCTCTACTCCAACACTCGTGTATCTGGGCCACGTCCTGCTGGTGATTCGCAGAGAAAACAAGCTTAGGAGATGCCTGGTGCAGAAACTCTGTAAGAACGGGATGATTAAAGCGCCTAAGTATTCAGATATACATGGCAAAGTACAGCTCAAGGGCATCCTGCTGGTCAGCTACATGATGCAGCTGCTGTTCAAGGTCCTGCTTGAAGTGGGATTCATTGTGGGCCAGTACTACGTCTACGGCTTCATACTTATgcctcataacatctcatattCCGACTACCCCTGTCCGTCACCGGTACTCTGCTTCATAAGTCGTCCCACAGAGAAAACCATCTTCATTGTCTTTATGTTGGCGATGGCCGTCCTCTCTGTGATCCTCAACATCGTGGAGATGCTCCACCTGATGATCTCAAAGATGACGAAGAAGAGGAGCAGTGGCTCAGAGATTTACACTCTCAATAAACCCGATCACACTTTAACTGAGGAAGTTACACCTTGTTGA
- the LOC115004059 gene encoding gap junction Cx32.2 protein-like, whose amino-acid sequence MGDWSYMSSLLDKVQSHSTVVGKIWMSILFLFRIFILGAAADNVWGDEVSEFSCNVLEPGCQHACYNWMFPISYVHYWVLQITFVSTPTLLYLGHAIHIIHKEKRMMEKLQDSTSGTVRRKPKYTDDRGKVKITGILFCTYMTQLVFKILLEVGFCVGQFYIFGTVFMVPYFHCPLSPPCSRFSGAECYISRPTEKTIFVIFMLVVSGISVLLNIIEMIYLLCNKRRESRKTHQPQHYLLSSQQFPSNPVSGATSHQYGGFPLRHVPTQGLTGLCNDDQHIDSDVSKEKLT is encoded by the coding sequence ATGGGTGACTGGTCTTACATGTCCTCACTGCTGGACAAGGTTCAGTCTCACTCCACTGTGGTCGGGAAGATCTGGATGAGCATCCTCTTCCTGTTCAGGATCTTTATCCTGGGTGCTGCTGCGGACAACGTCTGGGGAGACGAAGTGTCAGAGTTCTCCTGTAACGTCCTGGAACCAGGATGTCAACACGCCTGCTACAACTGGATGTTCCCAATATCCTACGTTCATTACTGGGTCCTGCAGATCACCTTTGTGTCGACACCCACCCTACTCTACCTGGGCCATGCTATCCACATCATCCACAAAGAGAAGAGGATGATGGAGAAGCTGCAGGACAGCACTAGTGGAACCGTACGGAGGAAGCCCAAGTATACAGATGACAGAGGGAAGGTGAAGATAACAGGCATCCTCTTTTGCACTTACATGACTCAGCTGGTGTTTAAGATCCTCCTGGAGGTGGGATTCTGTGTGGGCCAGTTCTACATCTTTGGCACCGTGTTCATGGTCCCCTACTTCCACTGTCCTTTGTCTCCACCTTGTTCCCGTTTCAGCGGTGCCGAGTGTTACATTTCTCGTCCCACAGAGAAAACAATTTTTGTCATCTTCATGCTTGTAGTTTCAGGCATTTCGGTGCTCCTCAACATCATCGAGATGATCTACCTGCTCTgtaacaagaggagagagagcaggaaaacACATCAACCTCAGCACTATTTGCTCAGTTCACAGCAGTTCCCATCCAACCCAGTTTCGGGAGCCACGAGCCACCAGTATGGAGGATTCCCACTGCGGCATGTGCCGACCCAGGGTCTGACAGGCCTCTGCAATGACGACCAACACATTGACTCAGACGTCAGTAAAGAGAAGCTCACCTga